Proteins encoded by one window of Bacillus sp. DTU_2020_1000418_1_SI_GHA_SEK_038:
- a CDS encoding NupC/NupG family nucleoside CNT transporter produces the protein MKYIIALFGLLVVLGLAYLLSTNRKDIKIKPIILMIVIQVLLAVLLLNTKFGFVLIKVFSDVFNTLLDYANSGISFVFGGLANEGEMPFFLIVLLPIVFISVLIGILQYLKILPFIMKGIGLLLSKVNGMGRLESYNAVASAMVGQSEVFITVKKQLGQLPANRLYTLCASAMSTVSMSIVGAYMTMIEPKYVVTALALNLFGGFIIASVINPYTVKSSEDILIIQEEKQSFFEMIGEYIIDGFKVAIIVAAMLIGFVALIAGINGVFDLIFGISFQEIMGYIFAPFALIMGVPLYEAVQAGGIMATKLVTNEFVAMMDLAKMQDSFTPRTLGIISVFLVSFANFSSIGIISGAVKSLNEEKGNTVARFGLKLLYGATLVSVLSAIIVSIVL, from the coding sequence ATGAAATACATAATAGCTTTGTTTGGACTGCTTGTTGTTTTGGGACTTGCTTATTTATTAAGTACTAATCGGAAAGATATAAAAATTAAACCAATTATTCTGATGATTGTAATCCAAGTTTTATTAGCGGTGTTATTGTTAAATACAAAATTTGGATTTGTATTAATTAAAGTTTTTTCAGACGTATTTAATACATTATTAGATTATGCGAACAGTGGAATATCATTTGTTTTTGGAGGCCTTGCAAATGAAGGGGAAATGCCTTTTTTCCTAATCGTTCTGCTTCCAATCGTATTTATTTCGGTATTAATTGGTATACTCCAGTATTTAAAAATACTTCCTTTTATTATGAAAGGAATTGGTTTGTTGTTAAGTAAGGTAAATGGTATGGGAAGGTTAGAGTCGTATAATGCCGTTGCATCGGCAATGGTTGGTCAATCCGAAGTATTTATTACGGTTAAAAAGCAACTTGGCCAACTGCCGGCTAATCGCTTATATACATTGTGTGCTTCAGCGATGTCAACCGTTTCAATGTCCATTGTCGGAGCTTATATGACTATGATTGAACCAAAATATGTGGTTACGGCATTGGCACTCAACTTATTTGGAGGATTTATTATTGCATCCGTAATTAATCCGTATACTGTGAAATCCAGCGAAGATATTCTTATTATTCAAGAGGAAAAACAAAGCTTTTTTGAAATGATAGGTGAATATATAATTGATGGGTTTAAAGTAGCGATTATAGTTGCTGCCATGTTAATTGGTTTTGTTGCATTAATTGCAGGAATTAATGGCGTTTTTGATTTAATTTTCGGTATTTCGTTCCAGGAGATCATGGGATATATCTTTGCACCTTTTGCTTTAATTATGGGAGTTCCATTATATGAAGCTGTTCAAGCAGGAGGTATTATGGCGACAAAGCTTGTGACAAATGAATTTGTAGCTATGATGGATTTAGCAAAAATGCAGGATAGCTTTACCCCGCGAACACTTGGAATTATCTCGGTCTTCCTTGTCTCATTTGCAAACTTCTCCTCTATCGGAATCATTTCAGGAGCAGTAAAAAGTTTAAATGAGGAAAAGGGAAATACAGTAGCTCGGTTTGGCTTGAAACTATTGTATGGTGCAACACTAGTTAGTGTTTTATCTGCAATTATTGTAAGTATTGTATTATAA
- a CDS encoding sigma-54 interaction domain-containing protein: MGKNVHEIHYYKKICDELYDGIYITDGEGKTIYVNKAYSRITGLAPELVLNKYVSELMKAGLFKNAITPDILKTKKPINAMAEIRTGVKVLISGSPILNNEGNVEKVVVINRDMSDLLEMQDKLNASQNEIEHLRNLQISKSFIGTSEEIQPVIQMIHQVANLDVTVLITGETGVGKEVVGNEIYSNSNRKGKPFIKVNCAAIPASLLEAELFGYEAGAFTGASSRGKVGMFELADKGTLLLDEIGEMPLELQSKLLRIIQEKEVTRVGGTKSIKFDVRIIASTNCDLSLLVKQGKFREDLFYRLNVFPIHIPSLRDRIGDIEVLTKHFLYHYNTKYGKKVSLDDEVYDVFQTYKWPGNIRELQNVIERMVIISEKYKSIDVGLAKKILNIEFEGTSNTEISLKEILEKVERQTIQSALKKYGSTRKIAAALKISQSSVVKKAKKLGIPLGE; encoded by the coding sequence GTGGGAAAAAATGTACATGAAATTCACTATTATAAAAAAATATGTGATGAGTTATATGATGGAATTTATATTACCGATGGTGAAGGAAAAACTATATATGTGAATAAGGCTTATAGCAGAATAACTGGATTAGCACCAGAGCTGGTCTTAAATAAGTATGTGAGTGAACTTATGAAAGCAGGATTATTTAAAAATGCAATTACACCTGATATTCTAAAAACTAAAAAACCAATTAATGCAATGGCTGAAATTCGCACCGGAGTAAAGGTGTTAATTTCCGGATCCCCTATTTTAAATAATGAAGGAAACGTAGAAAAAGTAGTTGTTATTAATAGAGATATGTCGGATTTATTGGAAATGCAAGATAAGCTGAATGCTTCACAGAACGAGATCGAACATCTAAGAAATTTACAAATATCTAAGAGCTTCATAGGAACTAGTGAGGAAATTCAACCTGTAATTCAAATGATTCATCAGGTAGCAAATTTAGATGTAACGGTACTTATAACAGGTGAAACTGGAGTTGGGAAGGAAGTAGTAGGGAATGAAATTTATTCGAATAGTAATAGAAAAGGAAAACCTTTTATAAAAGTTAATTGTGCAGCAATTCCTGCCAGTCTTTTAGAAGCCGAATTGTTTGGATATGAAGCTGGGGCATTTACAGGAGCATCAAGTAGAGGAAAAGTTGGAATGTTTGAATTAGCCGACAAAGGGACGCTGCTTTTAGATGAAATTGGGGAAATGCCACTTGAATTACAATCAAAACTTCTCAGAATAATCCAAGAAAAGGAGGTTACGAGGGTAGGAGGTACAAAATCGATTAAATTTGACGTTCGAATTATTGCATCAACTAATTGTGACTTATCTCTCCTAGTAAAACAGGGAAAGTTTAGGGAAGATTTATTTTATAGATTAAATGTATTTCCTATTCATATACCCTCTCTAAGAGATCGGATTGGAGATATTGAAGTTCTAACAAAACATTTTTTGTACCATTACAATACTAAGTATGGAAAAAAAGTGAGTCTTGATGATGAGGTTTATGATGTGTTTCAAACGTATAAATGGCCAGGAAATATTAGAGAATTGCAAAATGTTATAGAGCGAATGGTTATTATCTCAGAAAAATACAAAAGTATTGATGTTGGTTTAGCAAAAAAAATCTTGAATATCGAATTTGAAGGAACATCAAATACAGAGATTAGCTTAAAAGAAATTTTGGAAAAAGTAGAGAGGCAGACAATTCAAAGTGCATTAAAAAAGTATGGAAGTACAAGAAAAATAGCTGCTGCCTTAAAAATCAGCCAATCATCTGTCGTAAAAAAAGCAAAAAAGCTAGGCATTCCATTAGGTGAGTAA
- a CDS encoding 3-keto-5-aminohexanoate cleavage protein yields MEKLIITVAPTGAQTTREHTPYVPLSPKEIADSVYESWKEGAAIAHIHVRDKKGNNTLDLNTYKEVIDRVQDKCDIILNLTTAGGLGNDDETRLKVCELNPEMATFDAGTMNFGQDVFHNTPLFLERLAEVTIERQIKPEIEIFDVGMIHNALRIAKKGLLEEPFHFQFVLGVQGGMPATPKNLMFLIDSIPEGSTWSAIGASKEQLTINTMSILLGGHVRVGMEDSVYFRKGELATANTQFVKRIVELSNTLGREVATPDEAREILGINKLKRANLLTTIEGFQV; encoded by the coding sequence ATGGAAAAGTTAATCATTACTGTAGCTCCAACAGGGGCTCAAACGACAAGAGAGCATACTCCCTACGTACCATTATCACCAAAAGAAATTGCCGATTCAGTTTATGAATCCTGGAAAGAGGGTGCAGCTATAGCACATATCCATGTTAGGGATAAGAAAGGAAATAATACTTTGGATTTAAACACTTATAAAGAAGTGATTGATCGCGTTCAGGATAAATGCGATATTATACTAAATTTAACAACTGCTGGAGGCTTAGGGAATGATGATGAAACAAGATTAAAAGTTTGTGAATTAAATCCCGAAATGGCAACATTTGATGCTGGAACGATGAATTTTGGTCAAGATGTATTTCATAATACACCTTTATTTTTGGAGAGATTGGCAGAGGTTACAATAGAACGCCAAATAAAGCCGGAAATAGAGATCTTTGATGTTGGAATGATCCACAATGCTTTAAGAATTGCAAAAAAAGGACTATTAGAAGAACCATTTCATTTTCAATTTGTTTTAGGTGTGCAAGGCGGGATGCCTGCAACTCCAAAGAACTTAATGTTCTTAATCGATAGTATCCCGGAAGGTTCAACTTGGTCGGCAATAGGAGCAAGTAAAGAGCAGTTAACTATTAACACAATGAGTATTTTGTTAGGCGGTCATGTACGAGTAGGGATGGAAGATAGCGTATATTTCCGAAAAGGAGAACTTGCCACTGCAAACACTCAATTTGTGAAGAGAATTGTTGAACTATCGAACACTTTAGGAAGAGAGGTTGCAACACCAGATGAAGCTAGAGAAATATTAGGGATAAATAAGTTGAAAAGAGCTAATCTATTGACAACAATAGAAGGTTTTCAGGTTTAA
- a CDS encoding 2-dehydropantoate 2-reductase, which produces MNIAIMGAGSLGTIIGALMTEGGEKVDLIDININHVNMLNQLGATLSGFINKTISVNALTPNNINKTYDLVFLLTKQVYNYESLKQLLPYLHENSIVCTLQNGIPEDYVSSIVGAERTVGGVVGFGATWKGPGESELTTEWETVRKYAFDIGELTGEVTPRLSIIKSVLEHIGYCEISTNILGMKWSKLLMNATFSGMSAALGCTFGEVLDNKIAMTSLAFIADETIKVAHAQGIQLAKMQGKDMEFLELKDGQKVEEKMDFYHEVWSPHRNLKASMLQDLDRKVKTEINYINGYVSDKGKAFSILTPFNDLVVKLVSEAEDKKVTPVFSENLYSFELFNAKYQNKTTKLVKER; this is translated from the coding sequence ATGAATATCGCAATAATGGGCGCCGGCTCTCTAGGTACCATCATAGGAGCATTAATGACAGAAGGTGGTGAAAAAGTAGATTTAATAGATATTAATATAAATCATGTAAACATGCTGAATCAATTGGGTGCTACACTATCTGGATTCATTAATAAAACCATCAGTGTAAACGCTTTAACACCAAATAATATAAATAAGACATATGATCTAGTATTTTTACTAACAAAGCAGGTGTATAACTATGAATCATTAAAACAATTACTCCCTTACCTTCATGAAAATAGTATTGTTTGTACTCTGCAGAATGGTATTCCTGAAGATTATGTATCCTCAATTGTAGGAGCTGAAAGGACGGTAGGCGGGGTAGTCGGATTTGGGGCAACATGGAAAGGCCCTGGTGAATCTGAATTAACTACAGAGTGGGAAACGGTAAGAAAATATGCTTTTGATATAGGAGAATTGACTGGGGAGGTTACCCCAAGGCTCTCAATAATAAAATCAGTTTTAGAACATATTGGCTATTGCGAAATCTCCACAAATATTCTTGGTATGAAATGGTCTAAGCTGCTCATGAATGCAACTTTTAGTGGAATGTCTGCAGCACTGGGCTGTACTTTTGGAGAAGTGTTAGATAATAAAATTGCCATGACAAGTTTAGCTTTTATTGCTGACGAAACGATAAAAGTAGCTCATGCACAAGGTATTCAATTAGCTAAAATGCAAGGAAAGGATATGGAATTTTTAGAACTGAAAGATGGTCAAAAGGTTGAGGAGAAGATGGATTTTTACCATGAAGTTTGGTCCCCCCATAGGAATTTAAAAGCAAGCATGCTGCAAGATTTAGATAGAAAAGTAAAGACGGAAATTAATTATATTAATGGCTACGTTTCTGATAAAGGAAAAGCCTTTAGCATCTTGACTCCTTTCAACGATTTAGTTGTAAAGCTCGTATCTGAGGCTGAAGATAAAAAGGTGACTCCTGTATTTTCCGAAAATTTATACTCGTTTGAATTGTTTAATGCTAAATATCAAAATAAAACAACAAAACTTGTAAAGGAGCGGTAA
- a CDS encoding sodium:solute symporter family protein: MWYIAVFAFYLLFIVWTCLKSLKNVESMSDFTTGGHRMGLFIGVGTTVATWVSVASVMGVPGYLYSSGVAAIIGWVAGWFFGTALIPIVAYKVRRPETPAKTFPEFIHLRYEPLKKNSHLRTLVAALMLVGYFIFTHLQVVGFGIVFSTITGVKYEIAIFAFLAFLLFTSIGGFWSVAVTDTVNTILIVLGVILGAVAVLIATGGFANIYNTLATTTAPTIVGGENLSKGVLLSPVGTFGLGALFSIFISNSLGAAVSPHWVARMLAPKSIKVAILQMMISVGLLIAIFVPLIIIGLGAKALIPSMPAGQTTDYIMPLVITQYAHPLIGALTLVALCAAAVSTANSMLLHCGTSLYYDIYKNIFTSKTSEVTSKKHLRYTVIGLGILAVLSAIKPPVLLAMGFTYVYGGFGAAFFFVVYLGLYWKRMNSAGAYANILIGSGVYIIAKILGATNPFIVALGFAFVGVLIAVYFGKKAPLEAYEPYFESEISDSTKKVISTIQDNYSNDKVEDIPPTGT, from the coding sequence ATGTGGTATATTGCAGTCTTTGCATTTTATTTACTATTTATTGTGTGGACATGTTTGAAAAGTTTGAAGAATGTAGAATCTATGTCAGATTTTACAACTGGCGGACATAGAATGGGTTTATTTATTGGAGTTGGAACAACAGTTGCGACTTGGGTAAGTGTTGCTTCTGTAATGGGCGTTCCCGGTTATTTATATAGCTCTGGTGTAGCAGCTATTATTGGATGGGTAGCAGGATGGTTTTTCGGTACAGCTTTAATCCCAATCGTAGCCTATAAGGTTAGAAGACCAGAAACTCCTGCTAAAACATTTCCTGAATTTATTCATCTAAGATATGAGCCCTTAAAGAAAAACAGCCATTTGCGTACACTTGTCGCTGCTCTAATGCTTGTTGGATATTTTATTTTCACACATCTGCAAGTAGTTGGATTCGGTATTGTCTTTTCTACAATTACGGGTGTGAAATATGAAATTGCCATTTTTGCATTTTTAGCCTTTCTACTTTTTACAAGTATAGGAGGTTTCTGGTCGGTTGCAGTCACGGATACAGTTAATACCATCTTAATCGTCTTAGGAGTTATTTTAGGAGCAGTAGCCGTTCTAATAGCTACAGGAGGATTTGCAAATATTTATAACACACTTGCAACGACCACTGCTCCAACTATTGTGGGAGGAGAAAATTTATCCAAAGGGGTTTTACTTTCACCAGTAGGGACTTTCGGTTTGGGTGCTCTTTTCTCGATTTTCATATCTAACTCACTTGGTGCTGCGGTGTCACCTCACTGGGTTGCAAGAATGCTGGCACCTAAAAGTATAAAAGTAGCCATACTTCAAATGATGATTTCAGTTGGATTATTAATTGCTATTTTTGTTCCGCTAATTATTATTGGACTTGGTGCAAAAGCATTAATCCCTAGTATGCCAGCGGGACAAACAACAGACTATATAATGCCGTTAGTTATCACTCAATATGCGCATCCTTTAATTGGAGCGCTTACTTTAGTGGCATTATGTGCTGCAGCAGTTTCAACTGCTAACTCTATGCTATTACATTGTGGCACATCGCTTTATTATGATATTTATAAAAATATTTTTACATCCAAAACGTCTGAGGTTACTTCTAAAAAGCACTTAAGATATACAGTAATTGGACTTGGTATCCTTGCAGTATTAAGTGCTATAAAACCACCAGTTTTACTTGCAATGGGATTCACGTATGTATATGGCGGATTTGGTGCAGCCTTCTTTTTTGTCGTATATTTAGGCTTGTATTGGAAACGGATGAACAGTGCTGGAGCTTATGCAAATATTTTAATTGGATCTGGTGTTTATATCATCGCAAAAATATTAGGAGCAACTAATCCATTTATTGTTGCATTAGGGTTTGCTTTCGTTGGAGTTTTAATTGCTGTTTACTTTGGTAAGAAAGCTCCTTTAGAAGCATATGAACCATATTTTGAAAGCGAAATAAGCGATTCTACTAAAAAGGTTATCTCAACAATTCAAGATAATTATTCTAATGATAAAGTTGAAGATATTCCTCCAACCGGGACTTAA
- the fabG gene encoding 3-oxoacyl-ACP reductase FabG has product MRLAGKVAVITGAGKGIGVATAKKFAEEGAKLVLADLNEQDLISRTEEIREIGGEAIWVVTDVTKRNEVNYLFKQALLHYERIEIVINNAGIVQDSQLINMSEEQWDQVIDVNLKGVFNIGQCAAKIMKDQRAGVIINASSVVGIYGNFGQTNYAAAKWGVNGMTKTWAKELGKYGIRVNAIAPGFVETDMIRSLPHKVVEMMKAKSPLNKMAEPADIANGYTFLASDEAGFITGEILSIDGGLVI; this is encoded by the coding sequence ATGAGATTAGCTGGGAAAGTGGCAGTCATAACGGGTGCAGGAAAAGGGATTGGCGTAGCAACGGCTAAAAAATTTGCAGAAGAAGGCGCAAAATTAGTTTTAGCGGATTTAAATGAACAGGATCTCATAAGCAGGACGGAAGAAATTAGAGAAATAGGCGGAGAGGCCATATGGGTTGTAACCGATGTTACGAAACGGAATGAGGTTAACTATTTATTCAAGCAGGCATTATTGCATTATGAGCGAATAGAAATTGTAATTAATAATGCAGGGATTGTCCAGGATTCTCAACTTATTAACATGTCTGAAGAACAGTGGGATCAAGTTATTGATGTGAACTTAAAGGGAGTATTTAATATTGGTCAGTGTGCTGCAAAAATAATGAAAGATCAAAGAGCAGGCGTTATTATTAATGCATCTTCTGTTGTTGGAATCTATGGAAACTTCGGACAAACGAATTATGCAGCAGCCAAATGGGGAGTAAATGGTATGACAAAAACCTGGGCAAAAGAACTAGGGAAATACGGAATTCGTGTAAATGCAATTGCTCCAGGATTTGTGGAAACCGATATGATTAGGAGCCTGCCTCATAAAGTAGTCGAAATGATGAAAGCTAAATCCCCATTAAATAAGATGGCTGAACCCGCTGACATAGCAAATGGCTATACCTTTCTTGCATCAGACGAAGCAGGATTTATTACAGGAGAAATATTGAGTATTGATGGAGGACTTGTTATTTAA
- a CDS encoding LysM peptidoglycan-binding domain-containing protein, producing the protein MQIHVVQQGENLWLISQRYGVNMNQIASANQLDNPNILVFGQALVIPAPYQTYVVQPGDTLTAIARRYGTTIEAITEANQIIDPSVIYIGQVLSIPVIFHTVKQGETLWLIARNYGTTVDAIAQLNQISNPSLIYPGLVLRIPERSRPVIEVNAYTTKASESGRQEVLNLGRYFTYLTPFTYAMKEDGTITTRNEEAVLEAARAKHVVPLLVLTNFSGNKFDSDLAAAILRNPTLQETLITNILNTIREKGYIGLNLDLEYVYPEDRENYNAFLRRVVARLRPLGLSVSTALAPKISADQKGLLYEAHDYKAQGEIVDFIVLMTYEWGWAGGRPWAIAPINEVRRVLDYAVTVIPPNKILMGYPLYGRDWKIPWAQGTFAKTVSPQEAIRLAAKYGVAIQYNQTYQSPFFRYTDENGQQHEVWFEDARSAQAKFDTVKIYGLRGVSYWVLGSPFPQNWLMQEWNFRARKLI; encoded by the coding sequence ATGCAAATACATGTAGTTCAACAGGGTGAAAACCTGTGGCTGATATCGCAGAGATACGGAGTCAACATGAATCAAATTGCATCAGCCAATCAGTTAGATAATCCAAATATTTTAGTATTTGGTCAAGCACTGGTCATCCCTGCCCCTTATCAAACCTACGTTGTTCAGCCGGGAGATACTCTTACGGCGATTGCAAGACGGTACGGAACGACCATTGAGGCAATTACCGAGGCTAATCAAATTATAGACCCTTCAGTGATTTATATCGGGCAAGTTTTAAGCATTCCAGTCATTTTCCATACAGTAAAGCAAGGGGAAACGCTTTGGCTAATTGCAAGAAATTATGGAACAACTGTAGATGCAATAGCTCAATTGAACCAGATCTCCAACCCTTCCCTGATCTATCCAGGCCTTGTACTAAGAATCCCCGAAAGATCGCGGCCAGTTATTGAAGTTAATGCTTATACAACCAAAGCATCGGAATCTGGGCGCCAGGAAGTTCTGAATTTAGGAAGATATTTCACATACCTTACTCCCTTTACTTATGCAATGAAGGAAGACGGAACCATTACAACAAGGAATGAGGAAGCCGTCCTAGAAGCAGCACGTGCAAAACATGTTGTGCCATTATTAGTCCTCACTAACTTCTCAGGAAATAAATTCGATTCTGATCTTGCCGCAGCCATCCTTCGCAATCCAACTCTTCAGGAAACCTTAATCACCAATATTCTTAATACGATCAGGGAAAAAGGCTATATAGGCTTGAATTTGGACTTAGAATATGTTTACCCTGAGGACCGAGAAAACTATAATGCATTTTTGCGCCGTGTGGTGGCAAGATTGCGTCCTCTTGGATTATCTGTTTCAACTGCTCTTGCACCGAAGATCAGCGCTGACCAAAAAGGGCTCCTCTATGAAGCACACGATTATAAAGCCCAAGGAGAAATAGTCGACTTTATTGTATTGATGACCTATGAGTGGGGATGGGCTGGCGGAAGACCATGGGCTATTGCTCCGATCAATGAAGTCCGGCGGGTATTAGATTATGCCGTCACTGTTATCCCACCTAATAAAATTCTAATGGGTTATCCACTTTACGGAAGAGATTGGAAAATCCCATGGGCACAGGGTACCTTTGCCAAAACTGTCAGTCCACAAGAAGCTATCCGCCTTGCTGCTAAATACGGAGTTGCGATCCAATACAATCAAACGTACCAATCTCCGTTTTTTCGATACACAGATGAAAACGGGCAGCAGCACGAGGTTTGGTTTGAGGACGCACGCAGTGCACAGGCTAAATTTGATACAGTGAAAATCTACGGACTAAGGGGTGTCAGCTACTGGGTTTTAGGTAGTCCATTCCCGCAAAATTGGCTGATGCAGGAATGGAATTTTAGGGCGAGGAAATTGATATGA
- a CDS encoding DUF3231 family protein: MDDKIANYNETLTSTEIGKLWATYTGNTMAKCVISYYLKHIEDEDIKQVLETALNLSETIVEKIREIFIKENFPIPIGFTEEDVNLGAPRLFSDEFYLHYLKYTCKAGMSIYSIAIPLMIRKDIREFFITTLNSTIKLITDINDTLEDKGFLVKPPFIPIPQKVDFVKRKKYLNGFFGNVRPLHALEIAHIYDNIENNVTSKGLLIGFSQVAKTEKIQGFLLRGKELTNKHIEICSQQIHQENLPSPSLLDDLVSTSTSSPFSEKLMLWHKIDMFSMKIRTYANGASLNGRRDIGGMYAKLLMDVALYVEDGAQIMIDQGWMEQAPEAADREKLAKK, from the coding sequence ATGGATGATAAAATTGCTAATTATAATGAAACATTAACCTCAACTGAAATAGGTAAACTGTGGGCAACGTATACAGGAAATACTATGGCCAAGTGTGTTATTAGTTATTATCTTAAACACATTGAAGATGAAGATATTAAACAGGTTTTAGAAACGGCTTTAAATTTAAGCGAAACGATCGTAGAAAAGATTAGAGAAATTTTTATCAAAGAAAACTTCCCTATTCCCATCGGATTTACAGAGGAAGATGTGAACTTGGGTGCACCAAGATTATTTTCCGATGAGTTCTACCTACATTATTTGAAATATACATGTAAAGCAGGGATGAGCATTTATTCAATAGCCATTCCTTTAATGATAAGAAAAGATATAAGAGAATTCTTTATTACTACCCTTAATTCCACGATAAAGCTGATCACAGATATCAATGATACTTTAGAGGACAAGGGATTCTTAGTAAAACCACCCTTCATTCCAATTCCCCAAAAGGTTGATTTTGTCAAACGAAAAAAATATCTAAATGGTTTTTTTGGAAATGTTAGGCCGCTGCACGCTCTAGAGATTGCACATATTTATGATAATATTGAAAACAATGTAACAAGTAAGGGGTTATTAATCGGTTTTAGTCAAGTAGCTAAAACCGAAAAAATTCAAGGATTCCTTCTTAGAGGAAAGGAACTCACCAATAAACATATAGAAATTTGTTCACAACAAATACATCAAGAGAATTTACCATCTCCATCATTATTAGATGATTTAGTAAGCACTTCTACCTCTTCACCATTTTCAGAAAAATTGATGCTATGGCATAAAATAGATATGTTTTCCATGAAGATAAGGACATATGCAAACGGAGCGTCTCTTAATGGAAGGCGTGATATTGGGGGAATGTATGCAAAGCTTCTAATGGACGTTGCCTTATATGTAGAGGATGGTGCTCAAATTATGATTGATCAAGGATGGATGGAACAAGCACCTGAAGCCGCTGACCGTGAAAAATTAGCAAAGAAATAG
- a CDS encoding sulfite reductase subunit alpha — translation MAITLENPKNAKSDKPQFSRTNPFLAKVLKNINLNGTGSSKETRHIELSLKGSGLSYVPGDALGIVPENDPELVSSLLKEMGWDEEEIVTVGKQGESLPLMEALTTYLEITLLTKKVLQQAAAFTENEELQRLILIENADQLKEYCYGRDLLDMLRDFGPWKASAQEIVSLLRKMTPRLYSIASSITANPDEVHLTIGAVRYTAHGRERKGVCSVQCAERVQEGDLLPVFVQPNKHFYLPESQEKDIIMVGPGTGIAPFRSFIQEWAVNKAPGRTWLFFGDQHAATDFLYQDELENYQHDGVLTKLDTAFSRDSAQKVYVQHKMLENSKELFQWINNGAYFYVCGDKERMAKDVNEALVTVIEKEGAMTRDEAEAYLKDMQKQGRYQRDVY, via the coding sequence ATGGCAATTACTTTAGAAAACCCTAAAAATGCCAAAAGTGACAAACCACAATTTTCAAGGACAAACCCATTTTTAGCAAAGGTTCTAAAAAATATTAATTTAAATGGAACAGGCTCAAGTAAGGAAACAAGACATATTGAGTTATCATTAAAAGGTTCTGGCCTTTCGTATGTTCCAGGAGATGCGCTTGGTATTGTCCCTGAAAATGATCCAGAGCTTGTATCGTCCCTTCTAAAGGAAATGGGATGGGATGAAGAAGAAATTGTAACTGTTGGGAAACAAGGAGAGTCGCTGCCATTGATGGAAGCGTTGACAACCTATCTTGAAATTACTCTCCTGACGAAAAAGGTTTTACAGCAGGCAGCAGCATTTACAGAAAATGAAGAGCTGCAAAGGCTTATATTGATTGAAAATGCAGATCAGCTTAAAGAATATTGTTATGGTCGCGATTTATTAGATATGTTGCGTGACTTTGGCCCTTGGAAGGCATCTGCTCAAGAAATCGTCTCCTTATTGAGGAAAATGACGCCGCGTCTCTATTCTATTGCTAGCAGCATTACAGCAAATCCAGATGAAGTTCATCTAACAATCGGTGCTGTTCGCTATACTGCTCACGGACGTGAACGAAAAGGTGTTTGTTCTGTCCAATGTGCTGAACGTGTTCAGGAAGGAGATTTACTTCCAGTCTTTGTTCAACCAAATAAACACTTTTATTTACCAGAGTCTCAAGAGAAAGATATCATTATGGTTGGGCCTGGGACAGGCATTGCTCCATTCCGTTCATTTATTCAAGAATGGGCAGTAAATAAAGCTCCTGGCCGTACATGGCTCTTTTTCGGAGATCAGCATGCAGCAACGGATTTCCTTTATCAAGACGAATTAGAAAATTATCAGCACGACGGGGTGTTGACGAAACTCGATACTGCCTTCTCTCGTGATTCAGCTCAAAAAGTGTATGTGCAGCACAAAATGCTAGAAAATAGTAAAGAATTGTTCCAATGGATTAATAATGGAGCTTATTTCTACGTTTGTGGGGATAAGGAACGTATGGCGAAAGACGTCAACGAAGCGCTTGTTACTGTTATTGAAAAAGAAGGCGCGATGACTCGCGATGAAGCCGAAGCTTATCTGAAGGATATGCAGAAGCAAGGTCGTTATCAACGTGATGTATATTAA